GGCCATGCGAATAGCCCGTTCGGCTTGGTCGCCAGGCAAGGCGGCACCGAACTAGGCCATCCATACACAAGCATGAGTCACTTTTACGATACACACGCGCACCTGGCCACTCCGCCCTTCAGCCAGGATTTACCACAAGTGCTCGACCGCGCCCAAGCGGCGGGCATCACGCGCATCGTCTGTGTGGCCACCGATCTGGCCAGCAGCGAACGGGTCATCCAACTGGCTGAGCAACATGATTGCCTTTACGCGGTGGTCGGTTGGCACCCCAGCGATGCCAACGCCGCCCCGGAGGATATTCGTCCCACCCTGCGCCAAATGGCCGTCCATCCCAAAGTGGTCGCCTTGGGCGAAACCGGCCTGGATTACTATCACCTGCCGAGCAAGGAAAAGCGGGGGACCCTGGCGGACGATGATCAGCTCAAGCGCAACCAGGCCCGCTTGTTCGCACAGCATTTGGAAGTGGCCGTCGAAACCGGGCTAAACGTGGTCATTCATCAGCGTGGCCCGTGCTTTGACGAAGTTCTGGCCTTGTTCGCCCCCTTCGCCGCCCGGCTGCGGAGCGTGTTTCATTGTTTTGCCGAGACTCCGGACAACCTGCAGCGCATCCTGGCCTTGGGTTCACTGGTCAGTTTCACTGGTATCCTCACTTATAAGAATGGCCAAAACATCCGGGACGCGCTCACTGCCTGTCCCCTCGACCGGTTCATGCTGGAAACGGACTGCCCTTATTTGACCCCCGAGCCGTTTCGCGCCCAGAAGATCCGCCGTTGCGAACCGGCCTTCACGCGGGAAACCGCCATGATGGCAGCCCAAGTCAAACAATGTTCGCTGGCGGATCTTTCCGCCGCGACCTGCGCCACCGCGGAGCAGTTCTTCCCGAAAATGAACCGCGCACATTGAGCCAGTTCGCCCTCCACAATCAACGCAAAGGCGGGCCGGCGATGAAAAGGCGATGGCTGATCAGGAAGAATCCCGCCTAACGACTCACCGTCAGCGTGGTCGGCTCGGCAGTGATTTTCAAGCCCGGCAGGGTGATGAGTCCGTTGGCATCGGCGCTGCCTTTGCCTTTGACGGCGCCAAAGGTCCAGGTGAATTCCTGCCCCGGCTTGACCGCCAGGTTCTGAACCCGGCGCAGGGAAACATCGGCGGTCGCTTCCCCAGGGATTTCAAACGTCGTCTTGAGCGCGGCCGGCGTAATCAGGAACAGCGACAGCTCCAGTTTTCCCTTGGTGTCGCTGAGGTTTTTCCAACGGAAAAAGGCGTTGAGCTGGCCCACGGATTTGCTGTTCAGATCATCGGGCCACGGCAGCTTGCCATTGCCGGAAGCATTGGCAAAAACCGGGTAAGCCTCGTTCTTTTTGACACTCAGCCAGTCGAACGAATTGATCAAGTCGTTGACCTTCTCGATCGCGGCGTGGTTGTTGGCATGGCCGAACGGTCCCCAATAGAAATACAGCGCGTACTTCCGGTCATTCATGGCCGCCACAAACCGGTCATGGCCGGCCGACCAGCGGTCATTCTGGGCGGAATAATCAATGGTCACCGGCGGATCGGGTAGCCGGACCTGCTCCGGCACCACTTGCGGTGGAAAATACATCCGCTGGGAAACATGTTCGATGCCAGCCGGCACATTCGCCTTCATGGCGGCAAACACATCCCCATGACGCAGCCCGATTCCGAGTGTGCCGCTGCCGCCCATCGAGTTCCCGCATAGATAAACCCGGTTCGTATCAATCTGGTATTTCGCGATCACCCATTGGATCGAATCCAGCACCCGCTTTTCGACTGGCATAAGCTCGGCGCCGGAATTCTTTTTGATCAAGTTGGTATCCCCCAAATGCATGCCGCCCCACCACCAATCCCCCTTGTTGGCACGGCAGTCGAGGTACAGCGCATAGAAATCATCCGGCGAACGATAGATGTCATGGTTGCCAACCTGGCGGGTGCATTTCAAGCAGGACACGACATCATGTCCCGCCGAATGCAGCACGACGTACAAGGGCGCATTCGGACGTTCATTTTTGGGATGAACCACAATGAAGGTATCCTGCTGGGGACGCGGGTATCCCCAGTCCGGCTTCACCCCGTGTTGAAAGACTTCAAACGCTCGCTCGTTGATCAGCAGGTCGGCAGGCTGATTGGTACTCAGCGTCGGGCTGGTGGATGGGCTCCATGCTTCCGGGGCCGAAGCACTGGCATTCGCCGCCGGCGTTTGGCTCAAAAGCAACAGCGTCAACGCCACCAAGCCAAGGTTCTTTTTCATATCAGGTTCTCTTTGAATTTCATCAGTCGTTATCAAATCGCATGGTTCCCTTATCCGGTTCTGAATCGCGATTTTCCGTGCGACGTTGTTTGAAAAGATCCGCGCTCCGGGAAGCGCTTCCGGCCCGCTCCAGCGGCGGCTTTGGGCGCGGGACGCTTGACGAGTTCAAAATCCACCTGCTTCTTGAAGCGGTCCACCTTGAAGATCTGCACCACCACGCGGTCGCCCAGTTGAATTACGCGTCGGGAGCGTCGGCCAATGAGATGGCTGCGCTCTGGCTCGAACACAAAGAAATCATCTGTGAGCGAGGAGAGGTGTACCAGGCCGCTCATGCCCAGGTCCGTCACGGAAACGAAGAACCCGAAGTTGCGTACGTCCGTGACCAGCGCGTCATAGGTGTGGCGCGGCCCCACCTTGAGCTGGGATTCCAGAAAGGCGAAGAGCTTGACCTCTTTGCTGTCCCGCTCGGCGTCCGACGAATTGCGCTCGGTCTCGGAAAGGTGATTGGCCACTTCTTTCAGCGTGCGGGGCGATTCCTGATGCGTATCGAAGAGGGCGCGGTGGACCGCGAGATCGGCGTAGCGGCGGATCGGCGAGGTGAAATGGGCGTACTTGGCCTTGCTCAAGCCGTAGTGCCCCAGCGGCTCGATGGCGTAGCGGGCGCGCATGAGCGAGCGCAGGAAACCGATCTTCAGCGCCGGGCCGATGGGCAGCGTGGAGAGTCGTTGCAGGAGCTTCTGCACCTCGGTGCGATGGTTCAGGTTGCCGCAGGGGATCCGGTGGCTCAGCACTTCCTCGCGGTAATCCCGCAGGCGGCGCTCGGCCGGGGCCTCATGCACGCGGTGGGGGGCGGGCCGGCGCAGTTGCAGCAGACGCGTGGCGACCGCCTCGTTGGCCAGCAGCATGTATTCCTCAATGAGCTGGTGCGAATGATCGTTCTCCACCCGCTCAATCCGCAGCACGCGCCCCTGCGCGTCCAGTCGGATTTTATTTTCCGGGAAATCCAGGTCCAGTGAACCGGCCTTGAAGCGGGCGCGGCGGATGCGTTGCGCCAGCGCATGCGCCTGGTGCAGTTGCTGGGCGAGCGGGTCGGCGGGCGGCTGCTGGAGCAGCGCGAAAACTTCCTGGTAGGTGTAGCGGCGCTTGGAATGAATGATCGCCGGGTAAAAGCGGGTCTGGAGCACGGCTCCGTCGTTCGTGAGCAGGAACTCGACGCACTTGGTCAGGCGGTCCACGCCCGGTTTGAGCGAGCAAAGCTCGTTGCTGAGCGCCTCGGGCAACATCGGGATAACGCGATCCACCAGGTAGGTGGAATTGCCGCGCTTGCGCGCCTCGACATCGAGCGCACTGCCCGGCTTGACGTAATGCGAAACATCGGCGATGTGCACCCACAGCTTGACGCGATCCCCGTTGACCCGCTCCAAGCAGATGGCGTCGTCAAAGTCTTTCGCGTCATCCGGGTCAATGGTGATGACTTGGTGCGCGCGGCAATCCACGCGGCCCTTCAGTTCGTCGCCCCGGGGCACCCCGGTGGCGGCGATGGCGTCGGCCTCTTGCAGCACCGGCTTGGGAAAGTGCAGCGGCAGTTGGTACTGGCGCAGGACGGAAAGCATGTCCACCCCCTCCGCGTCCGGCGGCCCCAGGATTTCGATGAGTTCACCTTCGGGGTTGGTGTGGCGGGATTCCCAGGCCACCATCTCGACCACGACTTTGTCGCCGGGATTGGCCGGACGACCGAGATCGCGCGGCGGCGTCACATAAATGTCGTGCGGGATGCGCGGGTCATCGGGAATCACAAACAGGAACTGGCGGCTTTGCTGCAAGGTGCCGACGATCTGGGTGCGCTTGCGCTCCAGGATGCGCACCACCGCGCCCGTGAGTTCTTCGGCCGGGGCGGAACGCAGCCCCTGTGGCTTCACGTCGCGCCGCACCAATACGCGGTCGCCGTGCATGGCGGTGCCGGTGGCACTCTCGATCACGACGATCTCCGGCAGGCCCGGCTCGTCCGGCTGGAGGAACCCTTTGCCCTGGCGGTTGATCTGGATCACGCCCGGCACGAGGTCGGCTTCGCGGGCCTGGATGTAGCGGTTGCCCTTGGTGCGCACCACCTGGCCGTTGCGTTCGAGGTCGCTCAGCACCTGCTGCAGTTCCTGCTGTTGGTTGGGGCGTAATTCCAGCGCCCGCAGCAGTTCGGGCACGTTGGAAGGGGAATAGTTTTTGCGCTGAAGCAATTTTAAAATCAGGTCGTACATAATATCAGTATAACACCGTTGGGGAGCTTTTTACAGTCGGAAAACAGGCTTTGGAAGGCAAAAGATTCTTGGAACGCCGGCCTTTTCCCGGCCATGCGCCCGCTATTGGGCAAGGGGCTTGATCACTTTGGCCATGGCCAAAGCGAAGCACACCGCCCTACGTCCGCCCTCCACAATTTCTTTCCGGGTCATCTGCATTGCGACAAAGTCCCGCGCCATTTCAGCGCCGGTAAAATGCTGCGCAGTGGCCAGCTCAAGCCATTTAAAGGCCTCGGCCCGGCATTCTGACGTATCAGCCTGCGGCACCCGGCTGGCCCGGGTTTGCCGCACGCCCAAATGGTATTGCGCTTCCGCGTGGCCTTGATTCGCCGCCTTGCACAGCCACTGCAAAGCCAGTTCCTCGTCCTGCCCGCTCCCGCCACCCTGACCGTATAAGACACCCAAGCGGCATTGCGCCCCGGCATGACCGAGGCTGGCGGCTTTTTCATAGCACTCCAGCGCACGCGCAGGGTCATGGGTTTTGCTGTCCTCATCGGCAAACGTGTCCCCGAGGCTGAACAGCACCTCCGCCTCGCCCGGTTCCTGAACCTCTGTGCCCGCACCGGTAAACCTGTCAAGCTTCCTGAAGCGGCTTAGCCAACGGCCAATAAACGCGATGCCCATCACTGGTACTCTAACCCAAGTTGGCATTCGGCACAAACCGAATGCTGATAATTCCGCTTGGGGACAGGATTCCGTGGGAGGAGGCGCCGACTAATCATCCGCGTGGCGCGCCTTCAACATCGCCGTGAAGCGGGCTGCCTTCTGTTTGCGGCGTTTCTTTGCGCTGGGTTTCTCATAGCGCCGATGGTTGCGGTACTGGACCAGCGTTTGTTCCCGTTCCAGTTTCTTCTTGAGGCGGCGAAGCGCCTTATCTACTGGTTCTTTTTTGCGTAGTATGATTTCGGTCATAAAATTAAATATTGGGTTCTGGAGTGGATGGTGGGGTAGCTACCGGGGCGGGCAGGGGAGTAGCGGGCTTGGTTGGGGCCGCATTGACCTCGCGCTCTGAACCCGCAGGTTTGCCGCGCTGCTGGCGTGGCAGTGGACGCAGCATGACATTAATGTTGCGCTCCACGCGTTTGGGGGCGGCGTCCGTCCGACCAAAGGCGGCCAAGTCGGCGACCAGTTTTTCCATTAACTTCTGGCCAATCTCCGGGTGGCGCATTTCCCGTCCGCGCAATCGCATTACCGCCTTGACCGGCAAGCCCTCCTCCAGGAACTCACGGGCATGCGTAATCTTGGTGTTATAATCGTTTTCCGCGATACCGGGGCGAAGTTGAATTTCCTTTAATTGGATGCGCGCACTTTCGCTGGATTTTTTCTGTTTCTTGGATTCTTCGTAGCGAAATTTACCGTAATCCACCAGGCGGCATACCGGCGGCACGGCTTGCGCCGCTATTTCCACCAAGTCCACACCTAGGTTTTGCGCCATGCGTAACGCATCGGTCAGGGAATGGACACCGATTTGCTGATTGTCAACACCGATCACCCGGATTTCCCGGGCACGGATTTTACCATTCAGCCTGTGCTGGGGCGCGGTGGAATAATTGCGCGGCGTAAAAGGCCGACTCACGCTGCACCCGCCATTTGCTTAATACTCATTGAATGTTCGTATATATGTCCTCGCCAAGCGAATCGCCGCCGGTTGGAAGACGCAAAGACCAGCATATCCGGCTTTACCGGCTCCATAAAGCGAATTCTTTATATATTTTCCACCTATTCGGCCCCGATCGCTTTAGCCAGGTCGGACTCGTGCTTTACCCGGGCGGCTCCGATATCGTACTGCTCGTTGTCCGGATGCTCTGGATTCAGCGGGGAAATGTCGCGCAACTTCTTGATGATCTTGGGCAGTTGTTGCAGCAGGTAGTCCACGTCTTCCGCCGTATTATAGACCCCCAGGCTGAAACGCACGCTGCCGCGCGCGCGCATCGGGTTGAGCCCCATGGCGGTCAGGACGTGTGATGGATCGAGCGAACCAGTGGTGCAGGCTGATCCGCTGGAAGCGCAAATGCCGGCTTGATCCAGCAGCATCAGCACGGCTTCCGCTTCGACAAAATCAAACGCGATGTTGGTGGTGTTGGGCAGCCGCGGTTCCTTGGGGCCGTTGCGATAGGTGTGCGGAATGGTGGCTAGGATGGTCTGCTCCAACCGGTCCCGCAAAGCGCGCACCCGGGTGTTCTCATCCTCCAGCGAAGCCATGGCCAATTCCGCCGCCTTCCCGAAGGCGATGATGTTGGCCACGTTTTCCGTGCCGCCGCGCCGGCCGCGCTCCTGATGCCCGCCAATGATGTACGGTTGAAACTTGATGCGCCGCTTCACGTAAAGCAGGCCAATGCCCTTGGGGGCATGCAGTTTGTGGGCCGAGAGAGATAGAAAGTCCACGCCCAGCTCCTTGACGTCGAGCTTGAGTTTGCCGGGCGTCTGCACGGCATCCGTATGGAACAGCACTTTCTTGTGCTGGCAAATCTTCGCGATTTCCGCGATCGGGAAAACCACGCCGGTCTCGTTGTTGGCGTACATGACGGAGACGATGGCGGTGTCTGGGCGGATGGATTTTTCCAACTGGTTCAAGTCGAGCGAACCATCGGATTCCACCGGCAGGAAGGTGACATCGTAACCGCGTTTGCGCAGGTATTCGCCAAAATTGATGTTGGCGGAGTGCTCGACTGCCGTGGTCAGGACGTGCTTCTTATCCGGCTGGGTGATGAGTGCGCTGTGGATTGCGGCGTTGTTGCTCTCCGTGCCGCAACTGGTGAACACGACTTCCTTGGGATCGGCATTGATGAGCGCTGCCACTTGTGCGCGGGCCTCCTCGACGTGCTTATGCACGAGGCTGCCAAAGGAGTACGCGCTGGACGGGTTGCCCCAGTATTCGCTCAAAAACGGCACCATCGCCTGCACCACCTCGGGTGCAACCCGGGTGGTGGCGTTGTTATCAAAATAATAAACCTTTTTATCCATAGTTTTTGTTTTCCCAGCCCTTAAACAGGACTAAACTTGTCTGGTTAAAGATTAATAGACATCCGGCGAAGCGCAAGTGGCAAAATAAGGTGTCAATTTAAGTTTATAAGTTTATGGATAGACCACCGTGAGCCCCAGTCGGCGTCCCAGATCAAGTTGGCGCTGGTCCAAAGTACAGAAATCCGTGGAGCCCAGAACCGAGGCAGAGGCAACGTGAATAATGTCCAAAGTCCGACAGCCTACGACTGCTGTATGATTCTGTGCCATCTGTTCGGCTGCTTGAAAGATACGATGCCACGGCCCATGACATGGAACCAGCAGGCCGGCAATCAAGTCGTTCTCCACTTCCTGCCAGCTCAGTTGTGCTTCGATGGGGGTAATCCGTTGCTGGAAAACCGCGAGACTCATCGCGTTACGGAGTTCGAGCCGGTGAAACACAGTGAAAGGCAGCGGGACCGGAGTGACTTTGCGCCCCGCATCCGCCTTGGGCGAGTTTGCGTCGGTGGCATAGAGAGAAAATAAAACGCTGGTGTCGGCGTATGTTTTCACCAGCGTTCCTGTTCTCGGGTGGTCAAAATCAAGTTTGGCAGGACTTTATTCCCGAAAATTTTATATCGGCGGGCCGCGTAGTCAGGGAGCGCAACAGGCAAGGATGCGGCACCGGGGGAAGGTCCCTCTGTTTTCTGAAGGACCTCCTTGCCTGTGCCTTGCAAATCGTCGAGCAGCCAGCGGGCGATTTCCCATTTGGCTTGCGCTGGCAACTGTTGAAGCGCCGATTCAATTTCCAGTACCTTATTCATGACTGTAATTCACAGGTCATTTTCTATTCGCAATGCCGGTTGTAACCATGATGATCCAAACCGGTCTCACACCGATAAATTAATACTATACCCTTGGGATGTCAATAAAGTGAATTAGCCCCCTCATTTCAGCGTTTGTCACTGGATATCCAATAGTATGCTGTGGCCGGCAGCAGTTTGATTTCCCGTGCGTTGCCGACCGTTCCGGAAGTGGGATAACCATTCAGGTCCAGCGGGGTTACCTTTAGCTGGGCTGCGTCTGGACGCTTGAATTTTACCGTGCCGGTGAATTCCTTGAACTGCCAGGGATCTTTGCCAATGCTGGCGATGCGTTTTTGGCTGGCCAGGGATTCGGTCTGGAACCCGCCATTTTTTTCCTCGGACATCACTTGCAGCAGAATGCGGCTGGAAGTGGCCAGCGGTTGATTATCCAACGCCACGGCAATGATGTGGCCGAGTTTCATGCCGGATTCGATGGCCAGGTCGTGCAGGTCGGCTGGGCCGTTGGCTTGCAGTGCTCCGCTCAAGCCTTGCGCTTTGGCGGCGTTCAAGGTTAGCACCCCTTTGCCGTAATCCAGCTTGAGTTCACCCGTGCTGCTGGTGACGCTTTGTGCCGGGCGGTTGATGTATGGCTTCAGGTCCGCCAGTTTGGTGCTGCCTGGGCCGGTGACAAAACGCACCGCCGCTTGACCCGCATAATGCAGCAACGGGTCAAGCCGTTGGCCTGGTTTGACCTCCGCTGCGGCAGGAACGTCCTTCAGGCGCAGTTCGTCAAACGCGGCGTCCTGTGGCAAGGGCGTACCCTTCAGGGCCAGCAGTTCGTCTTTATTTAATTCCACTTCCGCCAAGACTTTTCCGGTGCTTACCAGCCCTTGCCGGTAAAGCAATGCGGCGGCTGGAAATTGCCCCATCATGGCGGGCGACATCAAGGTCCACGGCTGCATCCAGAAGCCAGGTTTCACGTTCCAACCAACGCCATCGAAGGCGAAGTGGATCTGAGCATCCGTATCCTGCAACGCGCCATAGGCGGCGTAGTAAAGCGGCGCTTCGGAGCGGTATCGGTTGGGGCGGGTGAAGGTCGTTTCGGAAATCATCGAGGGTTTGCCGGCGTATTTGATTTCCATCACCGGATGATTGAACTGCCGGGGTTTCCCTGGCGACTCGTTCTCGAACCGCAGCGCGCTGCGGTCGCTGTAGGTGTGGCCATCCCGCATGGACCATTCCGCGTTGCTTCCCTTGTGCCCGCAGCCAAAATAACCGTGCCGGTCAATGAAATCGCATTCCGCATAGCTCATCTTTTCCAGCGGCCCCAGGTATTCCGGGCTGGCGGTGGTCCAGTTCGAGGCATTAATGACGCCGCGAAAACCCAGCTTGCGCAGGAACTGGTACATGGCGGCGTAATAGCGGGATTGCACTTCGTAGAGGAACCGCGCGGTATCCTGATCGCGCACTTTGCGTTCATTGACCACCGCCCACAATGGGCGGAAGCCCATGCGCCCTTCGGCGGGCGCATCGCGTTTGACGGTCACGTTCCCCCAGGCTGCGCGCGCCTGCTCCAGGCTGCCATACTTCTTGATCAGCCAATCGCCGAACTGCTTTTCCAACGGACGCAGTTGGACATCGGGGATGTTCTTCTCATCAAAGGTCCAAAAGAAAAACGAATCTTCATTCACGATCTCCAGCCCAAAGACAGCGGGATCATCCACCAGCCGTTTCCCGGTTTTGGGATTGGGCGTCAGCAGTAGGGCCCGGAACCAGGCTTGATGCCGCTCGATGAATTGCGGGTTGTACATGTGCACGGCAAACGGATGTTGTTTGCCATCATAACCCGGCAAAAATCCATCGCCCGGCTTGGGGGACAGCCATAACGGAAAGTAGATCGAGAAATGTGTGTAAATGCCCTCGGCCTTCATGGCCTCCACGATTTCCTGCCGGTGGGCGATGGTTTCCGCCTTGAGTTCCCCGGTTTTGCCGTCAAACAGGCCGCCGTGCGAACGCACCAGATTCACGCCGTGCTTGGCCAACAGCTTGGCGGCGTTCCGCAGAGCCGCTGGACTGGTGGCGTCGTGGGGCGGCCCGTTCACGGCCCAGAAGCGAACCGGTTGACCGTTCCCCGTCATGATAAAATGCCCATCCTTGGCGCCAATGGGACCGTGCTCACCCGCAAACTTTTCGTTGAGAAACCGGAGATCCATCGGGCTGTCATGGAAATCGTCGGGCGTCGGGTTCCATGGTTGCCAACCTTGGTTTTCCTTCGCCAGCCGCGATAATTCTGCCCCCATCTGGTCCG
The sequence above is drawn from the Verrucomicrobiota bacterium genome and encodes:
- a CDS encoding TatD family hydrolase; translated protein: GHANSPFGLVARQGGTELGHPYTSMSHFYDTHAHLATPPFSQDLPQVLDRAQAAGITRIVCVATDLASSERVIQLAEQHDCLYAVVGWHPSDANAAPEDIRPTLRQMAVHPKVVALGETGLDYYHLPSKEKRGTLADDDQLKRNQARLFAQHLEVAVETGLNVVIHQRGPCFDEVLALFAPFAARLRSVFHCFAETPDNLQRILALGSLVSFTGILTYKNGQNIRDALTACPLDRFMLETDCPYLTPEPFRAQKIRRCEPAFTRETAMMAAQVKQCSLADLSAATCATAEQFFPKMNRAH
- the rnr gene encoding ribonuclease R codes for the protein MYDLILKLLQRKNYSPSNVPELLRALELRPNQQQELQQVLSDLERNGQVVRTKGNRYIQAREADLVPGVIQINRQGKGFLQPDEPGLPEIVVIESATGTAMHGDRVLVRRDVKPQGLRSAPAEELTGAVVRILERKRTQIVGTLQQSRQFLFVIPDDPRIPHDIYVTPPRDLGRPANPGDKVVVEMVAWESRHTNPEGELIEILGPPDAEGVDMLSVLRQYQLPLHFPKPVLQEADAIAATGVPRGDELKGRVDCRAHQVITIDPDDAKDFDDAICLERVNGDRVKLWVHIADVSHYVKPGSALDVEARKRGNSTYLVDRVIPMLPEALSNELCSLKPGVDRLTKCVEFLLTNDGAVLQTRFYPAIIHSKRRYTYQEVFALLQQPPADPLAQQLHQAHALAQRIRRARFKAGSLDLDFPENKIRLDAQGRVLRIERVENDHSHQLIEEYMLLANEAVATRLLQLRRPAPHRVHEAPAERRLRDYREEVLSHRIPCGNLNHRTEVQKLLQRLSTLPIGPALKIGFLRSLMRARYAIEPLGHYGLSKAKYAHFTSPIRRYADLAVHRALFDTHQESPRTLKEVANHLSETERNSSDAERDSKEVKLFAFLESQLKVGPRHTYDALVTDVRNFGFFVSVTDLGMSGLVHLSSLTDDFFVFEPERSHLIGRRSRRVIQLGDRVVVQIFKVDRFKKQVDFELVKRPAPKAAAGAGRKRFPERGSFQTTSHGKSRFRTG
- a CDS encoding tetratricopeptide repeat protein yields the protein MPTWVRVPVMGIAFIGRWLSRFRKLDRFTGAGTEVQEPGEAEVLFSLGDTFADEDSKTHDPARALECYEKAASLGHAGAQCRLGVLYGQGGGSGQDEELALQWLCKAANQGHAEAQYHLGVRQTRASRVPQADTSECRAEAFKWLELATAQHFTGAEMARDFVAMQMTRKEIVEGGRRAVCFALAMAKVIKPLAQ
- the rpsU gene encoding 30S ribosomal protein S21 produces the protein MTEIILRKKEPVDKALRRLKKKLEREQTLVQYRNHRRYEKPSAKKRRKQKAARFTAMLKARHADD
- the infC gene encoding translation initiation factor IF-3; its protein translation is MSRPFTPRNYSTAPQHRLNGKIRAREIRVIGVDNQQIGVHSLTDALRMAQNLGVDLVEIAAQAVPPVCRLVDYGKFRYEESKKQKKSSESARIQLKEIQLRPGIAENDYNTKITHAREFLEEGLPVKAVMRLRGREMRHPEIGQKLMEKLVADLAAFGRTDAAPKRVERNINVMLRPLPRQQRGKPAGSEREVNAAPTKPATPLPAPVATPPSTPEPNI
- the nifS gene encoding cysteine desulfurase NifS gives rise to the protein MDKKVYYFDNNATTRVAPEVVQAMVPFLSEYWGNPSSAYSFGSLVHKHVEEARAQVAALINADPKEVVFTSCGTESNNAAIHSALITQPDKKHVLTTAVEHSANINFGEYLRKRGYDVTFLPVESDGSLDLNQLEKSIRPDTAIVSVMYANNETGVVFPIAEIAKICQHKKVLFHTDAVQTPGKLKLDVKELGVDFLSLSAHKLHAPKGIGLLYVKRRIKFQPYIIGGHQERGRRGGTENVANIIAFGKAAELAMASLEDENTRVRALRDRLEQTILATIPHTYRNGPKEPRLPNTTNIAFDFVEAEAVLMLLDQAGICASSGSACTTGSLDPSHVLTAMGLNPMRARGSVRFSLGVYNTAEDVDYLLQQLPKIIKKLRDISPLNPEHPDNEQYDIGAARVKHESDLAKAIGAE
- a CDS encoding type II toxin-antitoxin system VapC family toxin, producing the protein MKTYADTSVLFSLYATDANSPKADAGRKVTPVPLPFTVFHRLELRNAMSLAVFQQRITPIEAQLSWQEVENDLIAGLLVPCHGPWHRIFQAAEQMAQNHTAVVGCRTLDIIHVASASVLGSTDFCTLDQRQLDLGRRLGLTVVYP